Genomic window (Peromyscus leucopus breed LL Stock chromosome 15, UCI_PerLeu_2.1, whole genome shotgun sequence):
ACACTGCCTCAGGCCCCGCCAGCAAAGGCTGACATTAGATACAGCCTCCAGACCATGCACCTTCAAATCACAAGCAAAAATTAACTTACTTTCTTTATAGAGCAACCTGCCTTGGGTATTTCATTCTAATAGTAAAAGGTGCTTAGTACAGATGGTATGAGTGGAGGCTAGGTGTCCAAACATGTGACGCGGGAACTACCTACTCTATGTGAGTTgtcctgtcctgaaaacaaactcctcatcaaaaaaataataataataaaatgagtaAGTTCAATGTTTTGATTTAATGTTTGGAGGGGAATGTCTACAGTCAGGAGGGAAATGCTTAAAGGACTCAGATTAGCCAGGAGGAAACCAAATATGATCATGACCTTTGTGAAGGCCTTGGTACAAAAGGTCTGGTCCGTACAAATGCTCTTCTTGTTGATTCCAGAACGTCAGTGTAGAAACACTGGCTGCCTATTGCTGTGCGTTACACTTTACCCTGATGTATGAAAGAATTCTCCAAAAGTGAGATGGTCCACTGTGCAGGGaggagtgtgtgtctgtggatcTGCGAGTCAACGAGGCCCGTGGCTGTCAGCAtcctgcagaggccaggtggtgggCGTGGCATCCGGCGTGGGCTGTAAAGAGCAGTTTCCAGTTTTTGcccctgtcctctgcctcctaactTCCTTAACTTTCCCCCTCTTGGATGAGGAAGAGTTTGGGGGGAGAGAGTAGAAATGGACCCCGGTGCTTCAGAGGTGACAATAATGGGACAAGTGCCTGTGTGGCTGGAGCATGGACGGACACCAGAGTCAAAGCAAACACGCAAAGCTCGACACGTCAAAATAGCCCACCAGAAAAACAGCCCGAGGGAGCCGAGCAATCATGTCACTGTCTCTTGTGCTCGTTTTATTTTTAGGGAAGGTCCTGGTCAGCAGCGAGATGGGGATCAGCAGGTCAGCAGTGCTGGTGGTCGCCTACCTGATGATCTTCCACAGCATGGCCATCCTGGAGGCCTTGATGACTGTGCGCAGAAAGCGGGCCATCTATCCCAATGACGGCTTCCTAAAGCAGCTGCGGGAGCTCAACGAGAAGCtgatggaggagagggaaggggagtacggtgaggaggaggaggctgaggaggatgCCAGGAGCACACTGGGTGCCAGAGTGAATTCACTGACGgtggaagaagaagatgatgccACCAGCCGCCTGAGTGGCTCCTCCTTGGGGAAGGTCAGCCAGGTCTCTAAGCCAGTCACCCTCattgatgatgatgaggaggagaagctgtatgaggagtggaggaaggggcagggccTCCCCAAGGGCGAGGCTGCTCAGGGTAGAGGGGGCAGttgctctgcctcctctgcccagGATGGGGATGACTGTGAGGATGGGGATGTGGAAAGGATAATCCAGGAGTGGCAGAGCCGAAATGAGAGGTACCAAGCCAAAGGCCACCGTCAGTGGAGtcgggaggaagaggaggaggaggaagagagctcCTATGCCAGCAGAAGGCGCAGGCACACCCTGAGCGAGAGTGTGAGCAGCCATGACATCCGGATCTTGAAGGAGCAACTGGAGAAGAGCAGCCAACGCCGCCGCGGAAGACGCGGCTCCGACTCAGAGTCCACAGAGAGCACCTGGGACATGTGGAACGAGAGGCTGCTGGAGATTGAGAAGGAGGCTGCCCGGAAGTACCACTCCAAGAGCAAGAGGGAGGAGATGGATGCGGACTCAGAGGCCGGGGGCAGGGCCCGAGAGGATGACGAGGAAAGTGTGTTGTCGGAGGCCAGCTCCTTCTACAACTTCTGCAGCAGGAACAAGGACAAGCTCACTGCCCTGGAAAGGTGGAAGGTTAAGAGAATCCAATTTGGATTTCACAAGAGAGACTCCGAGGTGGGGGACGGAAGCAGTGAGCACGGCACTGAAGAGGCAGCCGGAGAGAAGAACCTCTCTGATGTCAACCTGACAGCTTACCAGGCCTGGAAGCTGAAGCATCAGAAAAAGGTGGGCAGCGAGAacaaggaggaggtggtggagatgAGCAAGGGAGAGGATGTCACCTTGGCCAAGAAGAGGCAGCGGAGACTGGAGTTActggagagaagcaggcagacccTGGAAGAGAGCCAGTCCATGGGGAGCTGGGAAGCAGACAGCTCAGCTAGCAGGAGCATCCCCCTGTCTGCATTCTGGTCAGCGGCCCCCTCCATCAGTGCCGATGGGGACACGGCGTCAGTACTCAGCACCCAGAGCCACCGCCCTCACCTGTCTCAGCCTGCAAGCAACATgccccccacacccctgcctAACCTGCCAGTGGGGCCGGGAGACACCATTTCCATTGCCAGCATCCAAAACTGGATCGCCAACGTAGTCAATGAAACCCTTGCCCAGAAGCAAAATGAAATGCTCTTGTTGTCCCGCTCTCCCTCTGTGGCAAGCATGAAGGCAGCACCCGCGGCCAGCTGCCTGGGGGACGACCAGGTCTCCATGCTCAGCTCCTCCCTCAGTGGCTGCTTACCGCCTCAGAGCCAGGTGAGACCCAGCTCTGACGCGCAGTCTGTGCTGTCCTCCACCAGCTCACTGGCCTCCAGGGCTGAAGGCAGTGGGACCAAAGTGAGGGGGACCAGCAAGCCCATCTACAGTCTCTTTGCTGACAACGTGGACCTGAAGGAGCTCGgacggaaggagagagagatgcaatTGGAGCTGCAGGAGAAGATGTCCGAGTATAAAATGGAGAAGCTGGCCTCAGACAACAAGCGCAGCTCTCTCTTCAAGAAGAAGAAGGCCAAGGATGATGAGGACAGCGGCGTGGGTGACCGAGACGAGGACACAGACAGTGCCATCGGAAGTTTCCGGTATTCCTCCCGCAGTAATTCCCAGAAGCCTGAGACAgacacctcctcctccctggccATCTCTGATCGCTATAGAAATGGCCACAGAGCTGGCAACGAGATGGATAGCAATATTAATACGTGGCTCAGAGGCCTCGGGACGGAAGAAAAGTCCCCTCCCCAAAGTGATTGGTCTGAAAGCTCCAGGGGGAGGTACACCAGGTCTTCCCTGCTCCGGGAAACTGAATCTAAATCTTGCAGTTACAAGTTCTCCAAATCCCGGTCAGAGGAACAG
Coding sequences:
- the Styxl2 gene encoding serine/threonine/tyrosine-interacting-like protein 2; amino-acid sequence: MATGGDPEEEQVVPNEEDEADVKAIQARYLRSPSPSQYSVVSDAETESIFMEPIHLSSAVAAKQIINEELKPRGLRTDTECPGMLESAEQLLVEDLYNRVREKMDDQSLFNTPCVLDLQRALIQDRQEAPRNEVDEVWPNVFIAEKSVAVNKGRLKRLGITHILNAAHGTGVYTGSEFYTGLEIQYLGVEVDDFPEVDISRHFRKAAEFLDEALLTYRGKVLVSSEMGISRSAVLVVAYLMIFHSMAILEALMTVRRKRAIYPNDGFLKQLRELNEKLMEEREGEYGEEEEAEEDARSTLGARVNSLTVEEEDDATSRLSGSSLGKVSQVSKPVTLIDDDEEEKLYEEWRKGQGLPKGEAAQGRGGSCSASSAQDGDDCEDGDVERIIQEWQSRNERYQAKGHRQWSREEEEEEEESSYASRRRRHTLSESVSSHDIRILKEQLEKSSQRRRGRRGSDSESTESTWDMWNERLLEIEKEAARKYHSKSKREEMDADSEAGGRAREDDEESVLSEASSFYNFCSRNKDKLTALERWKVKRIQFGFHKRDSEVGDGSSEHGTEEAAGEKNLSDVNLTAYQAWKLKHQKKVGSENKEEVVEMSKGEDVTLAKKRQRRLELLERSRQTLEESQSMGSWEADSSASRSIPLSAFWSAAPSISADGDTASVLSTQSHRPHLSQPASNMPPTPLPNLPVGPGDTISIASIQNWIANVVNETLAQKQNEMLLLSRSPSVASMKAAPAASCLGDDQVSMLSSSLSGCLPPQSQVRPSSDAQSVLSSTSSLASRAEGSGTKVRGTSKPIYSLFADNVDLKELGRKEREMQLELQEKMSEYKMEKLASDNKRSSLFKKKKAKDDEDSGVGDRDEDTDSAIGSFRYSSRSNSQKPETDTSSSLAISDRYRNGHRAGNEMDSNINTWLRGLGTEEKSPPQSDWSESSRGRYTRSSLLRETESKSCSYKFSKSRSEEQDTSFHEADGNTVRNTSRFSSSTTKEGREMHKFSRSTFSETASSREESPEPYFFRRTPEPSDGEESPGPRRPNWTRPRDWEDVEESSKSDFAEFGAKRKFTQSFTRSEEEGEKERTERGEEGKFASGRRSQYRRSTNQQEEEEMDDEAIIAAWRRRQEETRTKLQRRRED